One Actinoplanes missouriensis 431 DNA segment encodes these proteins:
- a CDS encoding ABC transporter permease produces MRRVLSVLAGLLAAGLLWEGYKAVGNPEGTVLFGVRVLPRADDLSMPHLWTVADRLGSPELAGGRPVWQVVLDACVFTLGITAAGFLAGALIGLVLAVAMQRFRIVERGLLPYVILSQTVPLVALAPLIAGWGGVLMPPWATVAVIAAYLAFFPVAVGMLRGLQSPSASGAELMRSYAAGWWRTLVKLRFPAALPYLFPALRLAGAAAVVGAVVGEISTGTRGGIGRLIIEYSREATSDPAKVYTAMLGAALLGLLVAGAVSLLELPLMRHRRHVEVVTL; encoded by the coding sequence ATGAGGAGAGTCCTCTCGGTACTGGCCGGGCTGCTGGCAGCGGGACTGCTCTGGGAAGGCTACAAGGCAGTCGGCAACCCCGAGGGGACGGTGCTGTTCGGCGTGCGGGTGCTCCCGCGCGCCGACGACCTCTCCATGCCGCACCTCTGGACGGTCGCCGACCGGCTCGGATCGCCCGAGCTGGCCGGCGGCCGCCCGGTCTGGCAGGTGGTCCTCGACGCCTGCGTGTTCACGCTCGGCATCACCGCCGCGGGCTTCCTGGCCGGCGCGCTGATCGGGCTCGTCCTCGCCGTCGCGATGCAGCGCTTCCGGATCGTCGAGCGCGGGCTCCTGCCGTACGTGATCCTGTCCCAGACCGTGCCCCTGGTGGCGCTCGCGCCGCTGATCGCCGGCTGGGGCGGCGTGCTCATGCCGCCCTGGGCGACGGTCGCGGTGATCGCCGCCTACCTCGCGTTCTTCCCGGTCGCGGTGGGCATGCTGCGCGGGCTCCAGTCGCCGTCCGCCAGCGGCGCCGAGCTGATGCGCAGCTACGCCGCGGGGTGGTGGCGCACGCTGGTGAAGCTCCGCTTCCCGGCGGCGCTGCCCTACCTCTTCCCGGCGCTGCGGCTGGCCGGCGCGGCAGCCGTGGTCGGCGCGGTGGTCGGCGAGATCTCCACCGGCACCCGCGGCGGCATCGGCCGCCTGATCATCGAGTACTCCCGGGAGGCCACCTCGGATCCCGCCAAGGTCTACACGGCCATGCTCGGCGCGGCGCTGCTCGGCCTGCTCGTGGCCGGGGCCGTCAGTCTCCTCGAACTGCCGCTGATGCGGCACCGGCGCCACGTGGAGGTGGTGACACTGTGA
- a CDS encoding TIGR03842 family LLM class F420-dependent oxidoreductase yields the protein MDIGVVLQNDPPALALVDWAKKAEAAGFSHFWTFDSHVLWQEPYVVYSAILGATERIVVGPMVTNPGTRDWTVTASLFATLNEMYGNRTVCGIGRGDSALRVLGLTPQTLGQLRESVQVIKGLGNGAKVTVRGNEIQFAWAADSRLEVWVAAYGPKALAITGEVGDGYILQLADPDIAEWMIGTVRKAAKRAGRDPDAIKFCVAAPAYVGDDLDHQREQTRWFGGMVGNHVADIVARYGGEGTVPQALTDYIKAREGYDYKEHGRAGNSHTTFVPDEIVDRFCVLGPVESHLTRLQQLKELGVDQFAVYLQHDAKDETLAAYGEKIIPAFA from the coding sequence GTGGACATCGGAGTGGTATTACAGAACGATCCACCGGCCCTCGCGCTGGTGGACTGGGCGAAGAAGGCCGAGGCGGCCGGGTTCAGCCACTTCTGGACCTTCGACTCGCACGTGCTCTGGCAGGAGCCGTACGTGGTCTACTCGGCCATCCTCGGCGCCACCGAGCGGATCGTGGTCGGCCCGATGGTGACCAACCCCGGCACCCGGGACTGGACGGTCACCGCCTCGCTCTTCGCCACGCTCAACGAGATGTACGGCAACCGGACGGTCTGCGGCATCGGCCGCGGCGACTCCGCGCTGCGGGTGCTCGGGCTGACCCCGCAGACCCTCGGCCAGCTGCGCGAGAGCGTGCAGGTGATCAAGGGTCTCGGCAACGGCGCGAAGGTGACCGTCCGGGGCAACGAGATCCAGTTCGCGTGGGCGGCGGACAGCCGCCTGGAGGTCTGGGTCGCCGCGTACGGCCCCAAGGCCCTGGCGATCACCGGTGAGGTGGGCGACGGGTACATCCTGCAGCTCGCCGACCCGGACATCGCCGAGTGGATGATCGGCACGGTCCGCAAGGCCGCGAAGCGCGCGGGACGGGACCCCGACGCGATCAAGTTCTGCGTCGCGGCGCCGGCCTACGTCGGCGACGACCTGGACCACCAGCGGGAACAGACGCGCTGGTTCGGCGGCATGGTCGGCAACCACGTCGCGGACATCGTGGCCCGCTACGGCGGTGAGGGGACCGTGCCGCAGGCGCTCACCGACTACATCAAGGCGCGCGAGGGATACGACTACAAAGAGCACGGGCGGGCCGGCAACAGCCACACCACGTTCGTGCCCGACGAGATCGTGGACCGGTTCTGCGTGCTCGGCCCGGTGGAGAGCCACCTGACCAGGTTGCAGCAGCTCAAGGAACTGGGCGTGGACCAGTTCGCGGTCTACCTGCAGCACGACGCCAAGGACGAGACCCTCGCCGCGTACGGCGAGAAGATCATCCCGGCGTTCGCATGA